In one Drosophila pseudoobscura strain MV-25-SWS-2005 chromosome X, UCI_Dpse_MV25, whole genome shotgun sequence genomic region, the following are encoded:
- the LOC6901072 gene encoding basic helix-loop-helix transcription factor scleraxis: MAISSAATASYLLMALTHDSHSHSHSQSPSDGSGSGGAGDSEDSQTGGRRRRPPRQKINARERYRTFNVNAAYEALRSMIPTEPINRKLSKIEIIRLASSYINHLSSTLQTGTDFQPCLLHKYENEGGGAGGHTRRISICTFCLKSK; encoded by the exons ATGGCGAtctcatcagcagcaacagcctcGTATCTGCTCATGGCCCTCACCCacgacagccacagccacagccacagccagagtcCAAGCgatgggagtggcagtggaggGGCTGGCGACTCCGAGGACTCGCAGACAGGAGGCCGCAGGAGACGGCCACCCAGACAGAAGATCAATGCCAGGGAGCGCTACAGGACCTTCAA TGTCAATGCCGCCTATGAGGCCCTGCGCAGTATGATACCCACGGAGCCAATAAATCGCAAGCTCTCGAAGATCGAGATCATCCGCCTGGCCAGCAGCTACATCAACCATCTGAGCAGCACACTGCAGACAG GAACCGATTTTCAGCCTTGTCTGCTGCATAAGTACGAAAACGAGGGCGGTGGAGCAGGAGGCCACACCAGACGCATCAGCATCTGCACTTTCTGCCTGAAAAGCAAGTGA
- the Dna2 gene encoding DNA replication ATP-dependent helicase/nuclease DNA2, whose amino-acid sequence MSTPKRVLTPSKENGSDSPGTSQAQVKKFKNDKDMCDDWENQCWDDDMNFDASALEEAMDAAASPHKLDLSIWQRCVIEDFEVDMKSYNVRLLVKKSPGLAEDPETAECLVHSPWNMCDMKKGDIVSLLAKWQPSKNAYVIDKEDGFCVTNPDFLVSGTTVMGSLFCRRKTVLQERFRGLHWNNRVMIIGTLVHELFQRVVSEQHYTRRHVKTILNYMLQSPSLAQSLYAGDLTEDEVINDLQRFVDPIVRFAKQYVLGEMPVIPSPVNFRGRIERIENTEENLWVPQLGLKGKVDVSVSVTTANDPIPLELKTGRSTFSMEHTGQLILYQMMHSALGVETRSGLLLYLRENMMREVFGKRNEMRDLIMMRNDLAKYLVKEVKSSVADEEDIEDIEDLYLPEPIHHHNACTQCEYRTLCASFAKRDNILQLGDSHSMKILMPTLLEHLTDEDQEFFHHWCGTLALEDKHSRASFKQHSIWTDDPASRQQQGRAIAQLKLYPSQLALETDGRFEQNLELAREVDPNIQLHLSGFDVGEYVVISTESRMAVASGIIVSLECRRLTVALDRDLKPQYAKETFIMDKHDSQTFSTFNYTNLGMLLAPTLRAKQLRSIIVALDPPLPFDSLPDIILTEGLHILQFLNKQQNEAVMHCLSNNTHSLIKGLPGTGKTQTLVALVRMLHLLNLSVLITAHTHSAVDNLMNRLMAYGLPMLRLGQSARINDCLEEISEGNVTRRCRTVDSLTRVLETPAIVGVTCLGTGHPVFRNRTFDYCIVDEATQVMLPTILRPLYYSERFVLVGDPDQLPPVVKSREARKRGADESLFERLDSPNCTAVLSVQYRMNSTITRLANRLTYDDGLKCANENVAKAHLQLNYMGHAPVWAQRVLQTHLDNAVVVVDTGDCSVPCQAVGRGLQWLGKADSNIDLKYGEKDPEVELADVGQHPAEGRRISQYTNTCEVGVVMNLLLQLQLAEYNLSTVGVIAPYRAQVELLRRLGGRLDSRVEFNTVDQYQGRDKNIIIYSCTKTGRDPTEKKRCRAAEILEDKRRLTVAITRAKQKLIILGDVTCLKNYGPFNSLFKNVPEKCFLPLIEGRLEFAWKCLHTDLNRLVEPLVN is encoded by the exons ATGTCGACTCCGAAGCGCGTGCTGACGCCCAGCAAGGAAAACGGATCTGACTCACCAGGCACCAGCCAAGCGCAGGTCAAGAAGTTCAAAAATGACAAGGACATGTGCGACGATTGGGAGAACCAGTGCTGGGACGACGATATGAATTTCGATGCGAGTGCTTTAGAGGAGGCGATGGATGCGGCTGCGTCCCCGCATAAACTGGACCTGTCCATATGGCAGCGCTGCGTGATCGAGGACTTTGAAGTGGACATGAAATCCTACAACGTCAGACTGTTAGTAAAAAAGAGCCCCGGCCTAGCCGAGGATCCAGAGACGGCCGAGTGCCTCGTGCATTCGCCGTGGAATATGTGTGACATGAAGAAAGGCGATATTGTTTCGCTTCTGGCCAAGTGGCAGCCCTCGAAGAACGCCTATGTGATTGACAAGGAGGACGGCTTCTGTGTGACCAATCCCGATTTTCTAGTATCCGGCACCACCGTCATGGGCTCCCTCTTTTGCCGCCGCAAGACGGTGCTGCAGGAACGTTTTCGCGGCCTCCACTGGAACAACCGTGTG ATGATTATTGGCACACTGGTGCACGAACTGTTCCAACGTGTGGTCTCCGAGCAGCACTACACGCGCCGTCATGTGAAAACTATCCTGAATTATATGCTGCAGAGCCCCTCCCTGGCCCAATCCCTCTATGCCGGCGACCTCACCGAGGATGAGGTAATTAATGATTTGCAGCGGTTCGTCGATCCCATCGTTAGGTTCGCCAAGCAGTATGTGCTTGGGGAGATGCCTGTAATTCCGTCCCCAGTGAATTTTCGCGGACGCATTGAGCGGATCGAGAACACTGAGGAAAACCTGTGGGTACCTCAGCTGGGCCTCAAGGGCAAAGTGGACGTCTCTGTGTCCGTGACCACAGCGAATGATCCCATTCCCTTGGAGCTGAAGACGGGTCGCTCCACCTTCTCCATGGAGCACACTGGCCAGCTGATCCTATACCAGATGATGCACTCAGCCCTCGGCGTTGAGACGCGCTCCGGGCTACTGCTCTACCTGCGCGAAAACATGATGCGCGAGGTTTTCGGCAAGCGCAACGAGATGCGCGATCTGATCATGATGCGCAACGATCTGGCAAAATATCTAGTCAAAGAGGTGAAGAGCTCAGTCGCCGATGAAGAGGACATCGAGGACATCGAGGACCTCTACCTGCCCGAGCCCATCCACCACCACAACGCATGCACGCAATGCGAGTACAGGACGCTGTGCGCCAGCTTCGCCAAGCGGGATAACATACTGCAATTGGGGGACTCGCATTCAATGAAGATCCTTATGCCGACGCTTCTCGAGCACCTAACCGACGAGGATCAGGAGTTCTTCCACCACTGGTGCGGTACACTGGCCCTCGAGGATAAGCACTCACGCGCGAGCTTTAAGCAGCACTCCATCTGGACGGACGATCCCGCCTCGCGCCAACAGCAGGGACGGGCCATTGCACAGCTGAAGCTTTATCCCAGCCAACTGGCGCTCGAAACAGACGGCCGCTTTGAGCAAAACTTGGAGTTGGCACGCGAGGTCGATCCCAACATACAATTACATCTCAGTGGG TTCGATGTGGGCGAGTATGTGGTCATCAGCACCGAATCGCGCATGGCCGTGGCTTCTGGGATCATCGTTTCGTTGGAGTGCCGGCGCCTGACAGTCGCCCTGGATCGCGACCTCAAGCCGCAGTATGCAAAGGAGACCTTCATCATGGACAAGCACGACTCGCAGACTTTCAGCACATTCAACTACACAAACCTCGGCATGCTGCTTGCCCCCACGCTGCGCGCCAAGCAACTGCGCTCCATAATTGTAGCCCTGGACCCGCCCTTACCATTTGACAGCCTGCCCGATATCATTCTAACAGAGGGTCTTCACATTCTGCAATTTCTGAACAAGCAGCAAAACGAGGCCGTCATGCATTGCCTCAGCAACAATACCCACTCTCTGATCAAGGGTCTGCCCGGTACAGGCAAGACCCAGACGCTGGTAGCCCTGGTGCGTATGCTGCATCTGCTTAATCTCAGCGTCCTGATTACGGCCCACACTCACTCGGCGGTGGACAATCTAATGAATCGTCTGATGGCCTATGGCCTGCCCATGCTCCGTCTGGGCCAGAGCGCTCGCATTAACGACTGCCTGGAAGAGATCAGCGAGGGCAATGTTACCAGACGCTGCCGCACCGTCGATAGCCTGACACGCGTCCTGGAGACGCCGGCGATTGTGGGCGTCACTTGCCTGGGAACGGGTCACCCCGTCTTTCGAAACCGTACGTTTGACTACTGCATCGTAGACGAAGCCACCCAGGTGATGCTGCCCACCATTCTGCGTCCCTTATACTACAGCGAGCGCTTCGTTCTGGTCGGAGATCCAGATCAACTGCCACCGGTCGTTAAGTCGCGCGAGGCCCGCAAGAGAGGAGCAGACGAGTCCCTCTTTGAACGCCTTGACTCGCCCAATTGCACTGCCGTGCTGAGCGTGCAGTACCGCATGAACAGCACAATCACCCGGCTGGCCAACAGGCTTACCTACGATGATGGGCTGAAATGCGCCAATGAGAATGTGGCCAAGGCCCATCTCCAGCTGAATTACATGGGACACGCACCCGTGTGGGCTCAGCGCGTGCTGCAGACCCATCTGGACAATGCCGTTGTGGTGGTGGACACCGGCGACTGCTCCGTGCCCTGCCAGGCGGTGGGCAGGGGCTTACAGTGGCTCGGGAAGGCCGACTCCAACATCGATCTGAAATACGGAGAAAAGGATCCGGAAGTTGAACTGGCGGATGTGGGGCAGCATCCAGCGGAAGGTCGCCGCATTTCACAGTACACCAATACCTGCGAGGTGGGCGTTGTGATGAAccttctcctccagctgcagctcgcCGAATACAACCTGTCCACCGTGGGTGTCATTGCCCCCTACCGCGCCCAAGTGGAGCTGCTGCGCAGACTGGGTGGACGGCTGGACTCCAGAGTTGAGTTCAACACGGTGGATCAGTACCAGGGCCGCGACAAGAACATCATCATCTACAGCTGTACGAAGACTGGACGCGATCCCACGGAGAAGAAGCGCTGCCGAGCCGCTGAGATTCTCGAGGATAAGCGCCGCCTCACGGTGGCCATCACACGCGCCAAGCAGAAGCTGATCATCCTGGGCGACGTCACGTGCCTCAAGAATTATGGCCCCTTCAACTCCCTATTTAAGAACGTCCCGGAAAAGTGTTTCCTGCCGTTGATCGAGGGTCGTTTGGAATTTGCTTGGAAGTGTCTGCACACGGACCTGAATCGCCTCGTAGAACCATTAGTCAATTAG